One genomic segment of Pseudoalteromonas sp. GCY includes these proteins:
- the cobT gene encoding nicotinate-nucleotide--dimethylbenzimidazole phosphoribosyltransferase, whose protein sequence is MVKPLDTRLNRLIQQRIDLKTKPLGALGKLEALAAQLVQILSQGQTQLNIEHLAITRPEMFVFAGDHGIASQGVSIAPSEVTGQMVANFVQGGAAINVFCRQLGWQLTVVDCGTLVPCEPAPNLRSQRLGDITHAFHKQPAMSEMQLKQGLEYGEQVVMSAIEAGSNVIAFGEMGIGNTSSAAAILAALSGASVELCVGRGTGIDDETLCKKRSLIKQALEYHQDKLATPEQVLQRLGGFEIVQMVGAMLAVARAQKVIIVDGFISTAAAMLASRIAPHSKQYMVFAHGSMEQGHQLMLEQLNAEPLLHLDMRLGEGTGAALALPLLQAALGFFCEMASFADAHVTQVVDA, encoded by the coding sequence ATGGTTAAACCGTTAGATACTCGCTTAAACAGGCTTATTCAACAGCGCATTGACTTAAAAACCAAACCACTAGGTGCGCTTGGTAAGCTTGAAGCCTTGGCTGCGCAGTTAGTACAGATCCTTTCACAAGGGCAGACGCAATTAAACATAGAGCACTTAGCAATAACACGCCCTGAAATGTTTGTTTTTGCGGGCGACCATGGTATTGCAAGCCAAGGGGTTTCTATTGCGCCAAGCGAAGTGACTGGGCAAATGGTTGCAAACTTTGTGCAGGGCGGTGCAGCGATCAACGTCTTTTGTCGGCAACTTGGTTGGCAGTTAACCGTAGTAGACTGTGGCACATTAGTGCCATGTGAGCCTGCGCCGAATTTGCGCTCACAGCGACTTGGCGATATTACTCATGCTTTTCATAAACAACCCGCGATGAGCGAAATGCAGCTCAAGCAAGGACTTGAATATGGAGAGCAAGTTGTGATGTCCGCTATTGAAGCGGGTAGCAACGTGATTGCTTTTGGTGAAATGGGGATAGGCAATACCAGTTCCGCAGCTGCAATTTTGGCAGCGCTCAGTGGTGCGAGTGTGGAATTATGTGTGGGGCGCGGTACAGGCATTGACGATGAAACGCTTTGCAAAAAACGGTCACTTATCAAACAGGCTCTAGAATATCATCAAGATAAGCTAGCGACGCCAGAACAAGTTTTGCAGCGCCTTGGTGGCTTTGAGATTGTGCAAATGGTTGGTGCCATGCTGGCGGTTGCACGGGCACAAAAAGTGATAATAGTAGATGGCTTCATCTCCACCGCAGCGGCTATGTTGGCAAGTAGAATAGCACCACATAGTAAGCAATATATGGTGTTTGCTCACGGCTCTATGGAGCAAGGTCATCAATTAATGCTGGAGCAGTTAAACGCTGAGCCATTACTACATTTAGATATGCGCTTGGGTGAAGGAACGGGAGCCGCTCTAGCGCTACCATTATTACAAGCTGCGCTAGGCTTTTTTTGCGAAATGGCAAGCTTTGCCGATGCCCACGTTACGCAAGTGGTAGACGCATAA
- a CDS encoding adenosylcobinamide-GDP ribazoletransferase, which produces MQWQQEWRLFKLAVVFLTRVPIRLDPAPSSYELNEVSGYFSLVGLFVGGFSAMFGYVASGYVSPMFGAVVALTAGILLTGAFHEDGLADVFDGFGGGWSREQKLEIMKDSRLGTYGSCALILLLLAKFALLTMLFNDFAVTLAALILAHSLSRAFAVSLIGALNYVQADKLSKVKPVAKYLSKAAATRLTLTTIAILIFCWPWLALSLFDLLMLCTCLFVLRRVCIKWFNAQLGGYTGDCLGAAQQLAELVILLFIVGQL; this is translated from the coding sequence ATGCAGTGGCAGCAAGAGTGGCGACTATTTAAGCTTGCCGTGGTGTTTTTAACGCGAGTGCCAATTCGTCTAGATCCTGCCCCTTCATCGTATGAACTCAACGAAGTGAGTGGTTACTTTTCTTTAGTTGGTTTATTTGTTGGTGGCTTCTCGGCCATGTTTGGCTATGTTGCCAGTGGTTATGTATCGCCAATGTTTGGTGCCGTTGTCGCACTGACTGCGGGTATTTTACTTACCGGCGCTTTTCACGAAGATGGTCTGGCCGATGTTTTTGATGGCTTTGGCGGTGGCTGGAGCCGTGAACAAAAGCTTGAGATCATGAAAGATAGCCGCCTTGGTACATACGGCAGTTGTGCGCTGATATTGCTGCTATTGGCCAAGTTCGCGCTATTGACCATGCTCTTTAATGACTTTGCAGTGACACTCGCTGCACTTATTTTAGCCCATAGCCTAAGCCGTGCCTTTGCGGTGTCTTTAATCGGTGCACTTAACTATGTACAGGCTGATAAGCTGAGCAAAGTCAAACCTGTAGCTAAATATCTATCGAAAGCTGCGGCGACTCGTCTTACGCTTACTACCATCGCGATTTTAATTTTCTGTTGGCCATGGCTTGCGCTGTCACTGTTCGACTTGCTGATGCTGTGCACTTGCTTATTTGTGCTAAGACGTGTGTGCATTAAATGGTTTAACGCTCAGCTCGGTGGTTACACCGGAGACTGTTTAGGGGCCGCGCAGCAACTCGCTGAGCTTGTTATTTTGCTTTTTATTGTGGGTCAACTTTAA
- the cobO gene encoding cob(I)yrinic acid a,c-diamide adenosyltransferase, protein MSKQQDKHQQRQQKVKQQVDEKIAAAQQEQGILQVITGNGKGKSTSGFGTVARCVGHGMNAAVVQFIKGTWDCGERNLLEKVGVPFAVMKTGFTWETQNRETDTAAAQATWQQAKVWLQDESIDLVLLDEITYMLSYDYLDLDEVITALENRPTMQSVIVTGRGAHRRLTELADTVSEVRNVKHAFEAGIKAQKGFDY, encoded by the coding sequence ATGAGCAAACAACAAGATAAGCATCAGCAACGACAGCAAAAAGTAAAACAACAAGTCGATGAAAAAATTGCCGCGGCGCAGCAAGAGCAGGGTATTTTGCAAGTGATCACGGGTAACGGTAAAGGTAAGTCAACATCTGGTTTTGGCACCGTTGCGCGTTGTGTCGGTCATGGTATGAACGCTGCGGTTGTACAGTTTATTAAAGGAACCTGGGATTGTGGTGAACGCAATTTGCTCGAAAAAGTCGGCGTACCATTTGCGGTCATGAAAACGGGCTTTACATGGGAAACGCAAAACCGTGAAACCGATACTGCTGCTGCGCAGGCGACGTGGCAGCAAGCAAAAGTATGGCTACAAGATGAAAGCATCGACTTGGTATTGCTCGACGAAATTACGTATATGTTGAGCTATGACTATCTAGATTTGGACGAAGTCATAACGGCGCTAGAAAACCGTCCTACCATGCAGTCAGTGATTGTAACTGGGCGCGGTGCACATCGACGTCTGACCGAGCTTGCAGATACCGTGAGTGAAGTGCGTAATGTGAAGCATGCCTTTGAGGCCGGCATTAAGGCGCAAAAAGGGTTTGACTACTGA
- the nqrM gene encoding (Na+)-NQR maturation NqrM — protein sequence MSLFLLTFGLLMLIAVAMAVGVIVQKKSMASSCGGLGSMGIDKICDCDDPCDKRKKRLAKEEMWKENQIL from the coding sequence ATGTCTTTATTCCTCCTTACTTTCGGTTTACTTATGCTTATCGCTGTTGCGATGGCTGTAGGCGTTATCGTACAAAAGAAATCCATGGCAAGTAGTTGTGGTGGTTTGGGCTCAATGGGCATTGACAAAATTTGTGATTGCGACGATCCATGCGACAAACGCAAAAAGCGGTTAGCAAAAGAAGAGATGTGGAAAGAAAACCAGATCCTGTAA
- the nqrE gene encoding NADH:ubiquinone reductase (Na(+)-transporting) subunit E, whose amino-acid sequence MEQYISLFVKAVFIENLALSFFLGMCTFLAVSKKVTTSLGLGIAVVVVLGISVPVNNLVYHAVLAPGALEWLGFAEVDLSFLRFLTFIGVIAALVQILEMTLDKFFPALYNALGIFLPLITVNCAIFGAVSFMVERNLNFGESVVYGLGSGVGWALAIVLLAGIREKMKYADVPDGLRGLGITFVTVGLMGFGFMSFSGISL is encoded by the coding sequence ATGGAACAGTATATTAGTTTATTCGTTAAAGCGGTTTTCATTGAAAACTTAGCTTTATCTTTCTTCTTAGGTATGTGTACTTTCTTGGCGGTATCTAAGAAAGTAACAACGTCGCTAGGTCTAGGTATTGCGGTAGTTGTAGTACTTGGTATCTCTGTACCAGTAAACAACTTGGTTTATCACGCAGTGCTAGCGCCTGGTGCATTAGAGTGGTTAGGTTTTGCAGAAGTAGATCTTAGCTTCCTACGCTTCTTGACGTTTATCGGTGTAATCGCAGCGCTAGTTCAAATTCTAGAAATGACATTGGACAAGTTCTTCCCTGCACTATACAACGCACTTGGTATCTTCCTACCGCTAATCACAGTTAACTGTGCGATTTTCGGTGCGGTATCATTCATGGTTGAGCGTAACTTAAACTTCGGTGAATCTGTAGTTTATGGTCTAGGTTCAGGTGTGGGCTGGGCACTTGCTATCGTATTGTTAGCAGGTATTCGTGAGAAGATGAAGTATGCAGACGTTCCTGATGGTTTACGTGGCTTAGGTATTACCTTTGTTACTGTAGGTCTAATGGGCTTTGGCTTCATGTCATTCTCTGGTATTTCACTGTAA
- a CDS encoding ABC transporter ATP-binding protein translates to MAVTPQFQVDKLSVQLGGKAILKALSFAINSGEFIGLLGPNGAGKSTLLRTLYQYTAPSSGTLFFNGKPLTSYGRKAYARNVAVVLQEIPAEFTLPLFDMVLMGLTPNKSLLATTTAAEKQAILHAIEQVGLSHKLEQCFSSLSGGEKQRAMIARAMVQAPQVLIMDEPTSHLDIKYQIQIMELAKQLGVTIIASFHDLNLASALCDRLLVLNNGELVADGSPLEVINETLLSQVFGVCAEVSTVRHPPNNGEIPHIRFHYGYQL, encoded by the coding sequence ATGGCAGTCACTCCACAGTTTCAAGTCGATAAACTTAGCGTGCAGCTTGGTGGTAAGGCCATCTTAAAGGCACTCAGCTTTGCTATTAATTCGGGTGAGTTTATTGGCTTACTCGGACCGAATGGAGCTGGAAAGTCGACTTTGCTGCGCACTTTATATCAATACACAGCGCCAAGTTCTGGGACGCTATTTTTCAACGGTAAGCCGCTAACCAGTTATGGACGTAAGGCCTACGCGAGAAATGTTGCTGTGGTGCTACAAGAGATCCCCGCTGAGTTCACTCTGCCATTATTTGATATGGTATTGATGGGGCTAACACCGAACAAATCACTGCTCGCGACAACGACGGCTGCTGAAAAACAGGCAATCTTACATGCCATTGAGCAGGTTGGGTTGAGCCATAAGTTGGAGCAATGTTTTAGCTCGTTGTCTGGTGGAGAGAAGCAAAGGGCAATGATCGCACGTGCCATGGTGCAAGCACCTCAAGTATTGATTATGGATGAGCCCACCAGCCATTTGGACATTAAGTATCAAATCCAAATTATGGAGCTGGCCAAACAACTTGGCGTTACTATCATTGCGTCTTTTCACGACTTAAATTTGGCTAGCGCCTTGTGCGACCGCTTATTAGTATTAAATAACGGTGAGCTTGTTGCAGATGGGTCGCCACTTGAAGTCATTAACGAAACCCTATTAAGCCAAGTTTTTGGAGTATGTGCAGAGGTTTCTACTGTCCGTCATCCGCCAAATAACGGTGAGATCCCGCATATACGCTTTCATTACGGGTATCAGTTATGA
- a CDS encoding histidine phosphatase family protein, protein MQRQLYFVRHGETTLSGHLLGVTDPELSTIGAQQLLQSLTSLSGLRRIISSPRKRCLNTAKAFAKQYQLPVEVEPNLAEFDFGLWDGQAYDTLWRETQSPSIGDFWQNPWLHTPPEGESMYDFHQRVATWWHSILASPSEECIAVVAHAGVIKALVALILDLSPELTAYQSKIDIPYAGIVKVEVFYDSSQTAWPKVVF, encoded by the coding sequence ATGCAGCGGCAGCTATATTTTGTTCGTCATGGTGAAACGACCCTATCAGGCCATTTACTTGGAGTGACAGATCCCGAACTCAGTACCATAGGCGCTCAACAATTGCTGCAATCGTTAACGAGTCTAAGTGGCCTGCGGCGTATTATTAGCTCTCCAAGGAAGCGCTGTCTGAATACAGCTAAAGCCTTTGCAAAGCAGTATCAACTCCCCGTTGAGGTGGAGCCAAATCTCGCCGAATTTGATTTTGGATTATGGGATGGACAAGCTTATGATACGCTTTGGCGAGAGACCCAATCTCCAAGTATTGGCGATTTTTGGCAAAACCCTTGGCTGCACACGCCTCCTGAGGGTGAGTCTATGTATGATTTTCATCAGCGGGTCGCCACGTGGTGGCACAGCATTTTGGCGTCGCCAAGCGAAGAGTGTATCGCCGTCGTAGCCCATGCAGGAGTAATAAAAGCGCTTGTAGCACTTATTCTTGACCTATCGCCCGAACTTACCGCATACCAATCGAAGATAGATATTCCCTATGCGGGTATAGTAAAAGTTGAGGTTTTTTACGACAGCAGCCAAACTGCTTGGCCAAAAGTTGTATTTTAG
- the cobU gene encoding bifunctional adenosylcobinamide kinase/adenosylcobinamide-phosphate guanylyltransferase, with protein MAQIQLILGGARSGKSRLAEQRAILMLEQGAVNELYYVATAKAQDEEMKSRVFAHQMQRDSRWQLVEEPWHIDKLIATAREDALLLIDCLTLWLSFGLCEMGKAATIDKKEHLLAALESCAATVILVSNEVGHGIVPLGELSREFVDESGWLHQDIAKLADRVDFVIAGLPQCLKGKDV; from the coding sequence ATGGCACAAATACAGTTAATACTGGGCGGTGCTCGCTCAGGCAAGAGTCGCTTGGCAGAGCAGCGCGCTATTCTAATGTTAGAGCAAGGTGCGGTGAACGAACTTTACTATGTTGCAACTGCAAAGGCTCAAGATGAAGAAATGAAAAGCCGAGTATTTGCTCACCAAATGCAGCGCGATAGCCGCTGGCAGCTAGTGGAAGAGCCGTGGCATATTGATAAGCTTATTGCTACTGCACGCGAAGATGCGCTGTTACTTATCGACTGTTTGACCTTATGGCTGAGTTTTGGTTTATGCGAAATGGGTAAGGCCGCGACCATAGACAAAAAAGAACATTTGCTGGCGGCACTAGAAAGCTGTGCCGCCACTGTTATTTTGGTGAGTAACGAAGTCGGGCATGGGATAGTGCCGCTGGGCGAATTAAGCCGTGAGTTTGTTGATGAGTCTGGTTGGCTCCATCAAGACATTGCCAAATTGGCCGACAGAGTCGATTTTGTTATTGCAGGCTTGCCACAATGTTTAAAAGGTAAAGACGTATGA
- the nqrF gene encoding NADH:ubiquinone reductase (Na(+)-transporting) subunit F, which produces METIVLGVSMFIAIVVMLVLIIIAAKSKLVASGDVTIDINGDPEKAIKTPAGGKLLGALANAGIFVSSACGGGGSCGQCRVHIKEGGGDILPTELDHISKGEAREGCRLACQVNVKNDMEIEVEESIFGVKKWECTVISNDNKATFIKELKLGIPEGEVVPFRAGGYIQIEAPAHHVKYADYDIPEEYRADWERFGFFKLESKVDDETIRAYSMANYPEEFGIIMLNVRIATPPPNNLTLPCGKMSSYIWSLKEGDKVTISGPFGEFFAKDTDAEMVFVGGGAGMAPMRSHIFDQLKRLNSKRKMSFWYGARSKREMFYVEDFDGLAEENDNFQWHVALSDPQPEDNWEGYTGFIHNVLFENYLKDHEAPEDCEFYMCGPPMMNAAVINMLKDLGVEDENILLDDFGG; this is translated from the coding sequence ATGGAAACTATTGTATTAGGCGTAAGCATGTTCATCGCTATCGTTGTGATGCTAGTGCTTATCATCATTGCAGCGAAATCGAAGCTTGTAGCAAGCGGTGACGTTACAATTGATATTAACGGCGATCCTGAAAAAGCGATCAAGACTCCTGCTGGCGGTAAGCTATTAGGTGCACTTGCAAACGCGGGTATTTTCGTATCGTCTGCATGTGGTGGCGGTGGCTCATGTGGTCAGTGTCGCGTACATATTAAAGAGGGTGGTGGTGATATTCTACCAACCGAACTTGACCACATCTCTAAAGGTGAAGCACGTGAAGGCTGTCGTCTAGCGTGTCAGGTTAACGTTAAAAACGACATGGAAATCGAAGTTGAAGAATCAATCTTCGGTGTTAAGAAGTGGGAATGTACTGTTATCTCTAACGATAACAAAGCAACTTTCATCAAGGAACTAAAACTAGGCATCCCTGAAGGTGAAGTTGTACCTTTCCGTGCCGGTGGTTACATTCAGATTGAAGCACCAGCTCACCATGTTAAATATGCAGACTATGATATTCCTGAAGAATATCGTGCTGACTGGGAACGTTTTGGTTTCTTTAAGCTAGAGTCTAAAGTTGACGACGAAACGATCCGTGCTTACTCAATGGCTAACTACCCAGAAGAGTTTGGCATCATCATGCTAAACGTACGTATCGCAACTCCGCCGCCAAATAACCTAACATTACCTTGTGGTAAGATGTCATCGTACATCTGGTCACTTAAAGAAGGTGATAAGGTTACTATTTCTGGTCCATTCGGTGAATTCTTCGCGAAAGACACAGATGCAGAAATGGTATTTGTTGGTGGTGGTGCTGGTATGGCGCCAATGCGTTCACACATCTTCGATCAGCTTAAGCGTCTTAACTCTAAGCGTAAGATGTCTTTCTGGTACGGTGCACGTTCTAAGCGTGAAATGTTCTACGTGGAAGACTTTGACGGCCTAGCTGAAGAAAATGATAACTTCCAATGGCATGTTGCCCTTTCAGATCCTCAACCAGAGGATAACTGGGAAGGTTACACTGGCTTCATTCATAACGTACTTTTTGAAAACTACCTTAAAGACCATGAAGCGCCAGAAGATTGTGAGTTCTACATGTGTGGTCCTCCAATGATGAACGCGGCAGTTATTAACATGCTTAAAGACTTAGGTGTTGAAGACGAAAACATCCTACTTGATGACTTCGGTGGTTAA
- a CDS encoding FecCD family ABC transporter permease, protein MIAAKRIALISILLLALCCFSMLMALKIGAIDLSWHTVIQAIINFDPNVLQQRVVVELRLPRTLLAMSAGAGLAIAGLILQTVTRNPLADPYLFGISSGASFGVVVLIALFGAQSSLMMSGAAFVGSLLSILLLLFVAKRNALQQVETMLLAGVALSFLFSAFTSLLLYWSDPQAISAILFWNLGSFARANWQWLWLPCLVVLLSFITLLVMRRPLNALLLGDESATTLGVNVGRVRIGMLLLSSLLTAVLVAACGGVGFVGLMIPHIVRFFISQAKVIGLVATALCGSLLMLWVDVLSRTLIDNQELPVGVITAAIGSVFFLALLIFKNRRSGGVGVTHG, encoded by the coding sequence ATGATTGCCGCAAAGCGAATCGCGTTGATCTCGATACTGCTATTGGCCTTGTGCTGTTTTAGCATGCTGATGGCTCTTAAGATAGGTGCGATTGATTTATCTTGGCATACGGTTATACAAGCGATTATTAATTTCGATCCCAACGTACTTCAACAACGGGTGGTAGTTGAGCTTCGTCTGCCACGGACGTTACTGGCGATGAGCGCAGGAGCAGGACTGGCGATAGCGGGTCTTATTTTGCAAACCGTGACGCGTAACCCTCTAGCTGATCCTTATTTATTTGGTATTTCTTCAGGTGCTTCATTCGGTGTGGTGGTACTTATCGCGCTGTTTGGTGCACAGTCCAGTTTAATGATGTCTGGCGCTGCATTTGTCGGAAGTTTGCTGTCTATCTTGCTGCTTTTATTTGTGGCAAAACGCAATGCACTGCAGCAGGTGGAAACTATGCTCTTGGCGGGTGTCGCACTTTCTTTCCTGTTCAGTGCCTTTACCAGTTTGTTGCTTTATTGGAGTGACCCTCAAGCCATCAGTGCAATCTTGTTTTGGAATCTAGGCTCGTTTGCAAGGGCGAACTGGCAATGGCTATGGCTTCCATGTTTAGTCGTGTTGCTGAGTTTTATCACGCTTTTAGTGATGCGTCGGCCACTCAACGCCTTGCTGCTCGGAGATGAGAGTGCCACCACGCTTGGCGTGAATGTAGGACGAGTGCGAATAGGTATGTTGTTATTGAGCTCCTTACTCACCGCAGTACTTGTGGCTGCGTGCGGTGGAGTCGGATTTGTAGGCTTGATGATCCCGCATATCGTGCGCTTTTTTATCTCGCAAGCAAAGGTCATTGGGCTTGTGGCCACCGCGCTTTGCGGTTCGCTTTTAATGCTATGGGTGGATGTATTGTCGCGCACTCTTATCGATAATCAGGAACTTCCCGTGGGCGTGATCACCGCCGCCATTGGCAGCGTGTTCTTCTTGGCATTGCTTATTTTCAAAAATCGCCGCTCTGGAGGCGTCGGAGTTACCCATGGTTAA
- a CDS encoding cobyric acid synthase: protein MKTLMVQGTTSDAGKSTLVAGLCRVLQRRGLSVAPFKPQNMALNSAVTPCGGEIGRAQALQAEAAKVPLSTDFNPILLKPNSDTGAQVIIHGKAISNMEAAAYHDYKKVAMEAVLSSHQRLSEQFELCIVEGAGSPAEINLRENDIANMGFACEVACPVIIIADIDKGGVFAHLVGTLALLSDYEQSLVKGFVINRFRGDIALLQSGLDWLEQKTGKPVLGVLPYLHGLALDAEDAVTVDNICERGSLSVRVLLFPHISNHTDFDTLRLNPEVDLRYVRYQESIGPCDLIILPGSKNVLSDLTFLRKQGWAEEIKRHLRYGGKVLGVCGGLQMLGKFIRDPNAVESTLGEVAGLGLADFETTLSEQKVLTQVSGICQLDEQGAEICGYEIHAGISSGAALEVPFLRFSTHPNNSVKDGFISRDNQIAATYLHGLFDTVTATQAILSWAGSKQAGTAAIDLAKHREQQITRLADSCEAHLDWQKLMKIIEE, encoded by the coding sequence ATGAAAACCTTAATGGTGCAGGGCACCACGTCGGATGCCGGTAAAAGTACACTGGTTGCGGGACTTTGCCGGGTGCTGCAACGTAGAGGTTTATCCGTTGCGCCTTTTAAGCCGCAAAATATGGCACTAAATAGTGCCGTCACGCCTTGCGGCGGTGAAATTGGTCGGGCACAAGCACTCCAAGCCGAGGCCGCAAAAGTCCCACTTTCCACAGACTTTAATCCTATTTTACTTAAACCAAACTCCGACACCGGCGCACAAGTGATCATTCACGGGAAAGCCATTAGCAATATGGAAGCAGCCGCTTATCATGATTACAAAAAGGTAGCGATGGAGGCCGTACTTTCCTCACATCAACGCCTCAGCGAACAATTTGAGCTGTGCATAGTGGAAGGGGCGGGGAGCCCTGCTGAGATCAATCTGCGTGAAAATGACATTGCCAATATGGGGTTTGCCTGTGAAGTTGCATGCCCCGTGATCATTATCGCTGATATCGACAAAGGCGGGGTGTTCGCACACTTGGTTGGCACACTTGCGCTATTAAGTGACTATGAACAAAGCTTGGTTAAAGGATTTGTGATCAATCGCTTCCGTGGTGATATTGCGTTATTGCAATCAGGACTTGACTGGCTCGAGCAAAAAACGGGTAAGCCTGTACTTGGGGTATTGCCCTATTTGCATGGCCTAGCGCTCGATGCAGAAGATGCGGTGACGGTGGACAATATCTGTGAACGGGGATCGTTAAGCGTCAGGGTTTTACTATTTCCTCATATTAGTAATCACACCGACTTTGACACCTTGCGCTTAAACCCTGAAGTGGATTTGCGTTATGTGCGCTATCAAGAATCTATCGGTCCTTGTGATTTAATCATTCTGCCCGGCAGCAAAAATGTGTTGAGCGATTTAACTTTCTTACGCAAACAGGGTTGGGCGGAAGAAATCAAACGGCACCTGAGGTACGGTGGTAAGGTACTAGGTGTGTGTGGCGGTTTGCAAATGTTAGGTAAGTTCATCAGAGATCCAAATGCGGTGGAATCAACTCTCGGTGAAGTCGCTGGGCTTGGTCTGGCTGACTTTGAGACCACACTTTCAGAGCAAAAAGTACTGACGCAAGTATCTGGCATTTGCCAATTGGATGAGCAAGGTGCTGAAATTTGTGGTTACGAAATTCATGCTGGGATCTCTTCTGGAGCGGCACTAGAGGTGCCATTCTTGCGATTTAGCACACATCCAAATAACAGTGTGAAAGATGGTTTTATCTCTCGAGATAATCAAATTGCAGCTACCTATTTACATGGTTTATTTGATACGGTCACCGCGACACAGGCTATCTTGTCTTGGGCCGGTAGTAAGCAAGCGGGAACAGCCGCGATTGATTTAGCGAAGCACAGAGAGCAGCAAATTACGCGTCTTGCCGACAGCTGTGAAGCACATTTAGATTGGCAAAAATTGATGAAAATAATTGAGGAATAA
- a CDS encoding FAD:protein FMN transferase, with product MQASYAFLSRFFIISLLFVFLTGCQDAKPEAKEIVLSGKTMGTTYNIKVFPGEKQLSQAQLHDEVEQALKVVNQSMSTYIPDSEINQFNHLAANTVMPISEDFRLVVAESIRLGKSTKTLDVTMGPLIDLWGFGPDKRPTMRPSQAELDDMRTRIGVDKLILNDSGLIKTVAGLELSFSATAKGYGIDKVAEVIEGHDIHDYMVEIGGELRVSGKKPDGEWRIAIEKPDAPVGQRQIHRVIEPGKNGIATSGDYRIFYEMDGETFTHLIDPTTGRPVKHELVSVTVLHPSAMTADGLATALTVMGTERAKAYATEHQLPVYLMYKSPEGIKSYASEAFQPYLN from the coding sequence ATGCAAGCAAGTTACGCTTTTTTATCTAGATTTTTTATCATTTCGCTTTTATTCGTTTTTTTAACAGGGTGCCAAGACGCAAAACCTGAAGCTAAGGAAATCGTGCTGTCTGGTAAAACTATGGGCACGACTTACAACATTAAAGTATTCCCAGGTGAAAAGCAGCTCTCACAAGCGCAGCTGCACGATGAGGTTGAGCAAGCATTAAAGGTTGTTAACCAATCTATGTCCACCTATATCCCAGACTCTGAGATTAACCAGTTTAACCATTTAGCAGCGAATACCGTCATGCCTATCAGTGAAGACTTTCGCTTGGTAGTTGCAGAATCTATCCGCCTTGGAAAGTCGACCAAAACGCTTGATGTTACGATGGGACCGCTTATCGATTTGTGGGGGTTTGGTCCTGACAAAAGACCAACAATGCGCCCATCACAGGCTGAGTTAGACGATATGCGCACTCGCATAGGTGTCGATAAGCTTATTTTAAATGACAGTGGCCTTATTAAAACAGTTGCGGGGCTTGAATTATCATTCTCTGCAACCGCTAAAGGTTATGGCATAGATAAGGTCGCAGAGGTGATCGAAGGCCATGATATTCATGACTATATGGTTGAAATCGGCGGCGAGCTACGCGTTTCTGGCAAGAAGCCGGATGGTGAGTGGCGTATTGCTATCGAGAAACCCGATGCGCCTGTTGGTCAACGCCAAATTCACCGGGTGATAGAGCCGGGCAAAAACGGTATTGCAACTTCAGGAGACTACCGTATTTTTTATGAAATGGACGGTGAAACCTTTACACACCTTATTGACCCAACAACGGGTCGCCCAGTTAAACATGAGCTGGTGTCGGTAACGGTACTACATCCATCTGCGATGACGGCTGATGGCCTAGCGACAGCATTGACTGTGATGGGCACGGAACGTGCAAAGGCGTATGCCACTGAGCATCAACTCCCCGTGTATTTGATGTATAAAAGTCCTGAAGGGATCAAGAGTTACGCGAGTGAAGCATTTCAGCCGTACTTGAATTAA